The DNA segment ATAGATACGAAAAAACATACCAATCTATTATCGATATTATCGAAACAATTTATCCAAATCAGAACATTATTAATACAGCCACATCAAACTCTCAAACTCAAGACAACCAAGAAAAGGATCAATATCGTCAACACTTATTTGGAGACTTTGTCAGTAGGATATCTATTAGGCAAGTGGCTTCCGATcctaaaacaaaagcaaaacaagaacTAGACGGTTACATTGCATCGGAATATGCAGAACTAGAATCTGACCCTTATGgtggaaacaaaaccaatctAGGTTTCCAAACCTGTATAAATTAGTACAAGGTATTTTTTGTATACCAGCCACATCCGTCCCGTGCGAACGAGTATTCTCAAAAGCTGGACAAATCTATACCGAAAAAAGATCGCGACTGGATCCTAAAAAACTTACTGAGATACTTTTTCTACAACACAACGGTTTTTAGATTAATTAAGAACTTTAAAATTAAGTTTCAATTGTTTGAATTCAAAGACTGGTCAGAGTAATTGATTAGGAACTTCCAAACGATTTAATCTTTgcataaatacatttttactcTTAGATTTTATTTGAGGAGTTCTCAATAGTTAAGCTGAAATCGATTTAGTTTATAAGGAAGGGATATGAATTAACATATAAATAAAAgtggaaaagcaaaatataacataacaataataacaaatatTCATAGCAAATTGTCAAATGTtaattttttcacttttttaattgcattaaCACCATACAGTTTTTACTACCTACTGGTGCAGATTTGCAAAAAATAGGATGGAATCTATTTTAATCACACAGTCGTCGTACCAAATCATACCCCACCTTGGGCGTGCGAACGAATCACCGCACGCGATCAGTTCATTTCACTGAGTGAACTGGACCGCACTTGATCTTTAAAAAGAATCAATATTCCCATGTCTAGTATGCAGTGCGGTTTCATTTCGATGACCAGCAGACGCGTTCCATTGCACAACCCACGTTCGGTATTCAAATTACGAAGCAGCAAAACTGgtgtatattttttcaatcGCAAGCAATGAACTGGAATTCCACTTAAGTTGATTGAATGCAGGAATTCAGGCGGCATCTGTAGCGTTTCGTGTTCTTCTGGATTTACTAACGCGTCTACCGAAAGATATTCCTGTACTGGCCCAGGTAGTTGTTCTAGTACGCAGTTATTGATTGCGGTTACATCAACATTTTTTGGAGAGAGAATAGCTCGGTCCGTAAAATATTTCAGATGTTCGAAATATTGTCTAATATCCGGATAGACGCGATTAATCAATATTCGTACGTTGTCATCAACGCTGGCAGAGCGAGGTAATACCATATCACGGGGAATTTTTGCAAAAGATGCATCCAACCCCGGAAAGGTAGCATGGCGCCCCTCACCGATGCGGAGAAGGAAATCGGTAAAATTTTGTAGATCGTTTGCACTCCGCGCGGTTGATGCAGTTTCGACGCGCATATTGACATGCAATCTCAATACCTTAAATTGCTCCCACAATGCACTCTTTTTTAAACACTGCTGGATAACCTGTGCATCTGTACCTTTCGGGACGATTGGAAGAATCTGTCGAAAATCGCCACAGAGTAGCAAGACCTTACCGCCAAACGGCCTATGCACACCCACGATGCCTTGTAGAGTACGGTCGACAGCTTCAAGAGCGTAGCGACTGCTCATCGAGGCTTCGTCTCAGACGATGAGTGCTGCTTGCCGCATCAGGTTCGCAAGGGATGATTGTACGGGTATATTACACGTACTGTTTTCGTCAAGTGCCAGAGGTAACTTAAAGGTCGAGTGCACCGTTTTACCTCCCGTCAAGAGTAACGCTGCGATACCACTTGAGGCTGCAGCAAGGGCAATCTTTGACTGGCGGCGCGTATAAGCCAGAATCTTCTCTAGAAGGAATGATTTTCCGGTACCATCTGGTCCATCCAAGAAGAACAGTTTGCGATGTTCTTCGGGTAAGCCTTCGAATTCCGATTCGTGACGATCCACCGCTGCTGTTACGACATCGTATACCAAACGCTGTTCGACATTTAGCAGATGCAACGATGCTAGTGTTTCGTCAAGCGTGTTGATGGAGTACGAACGCTCCGCATCTATGTGAATGTTGACACTGGTTTGATCGGACAGTAGTTGATCTATTGGTATAAATTGGTGAAAATCGGCTAACTGTGGCATACCCGAGATGCTGGTGAGCGTTTTTGATGGTGTGCTTTCCCGTAAGTATTTTTCGATTAGACGGAAAGCCTGAAACTGTTCCAGTGCACGCAGTATACGATTTTGATCAGATTCTTCCGATGTGTAGCGGTCACGATGCTGCCAATGAAATTCTTCGCACAGATGATCCACGTATGTGTCGCATAGGCGGCGAGGATTCTGTGCCAATCCTTGAGAAAggatacttacttacttacttatccggcgctacaaccgctttgcggtcttggcctgcctcaggagtgtccgaaaccgctcacggtctcgcgccttcgtctgccagtccgttatctcggccttaatggcggacgcctccacgctatcttgccacctcaatttgggcctaccacgcctcgtctgtccttgtggacggcctaaaaagactttacgggctgggtcgtccgtttccatgcgtacaacatggccagcccaccggagcctggagagcttaatacgctgtacgacagtgaggtcgccgtacatctcgtatagctcgtcattatagcggctcctccattgtccttccacaaaaaaggataacTGCAAACAAATTGCGCAACTGGGAAGGCATTTGAAATGTGACGGCTTCTTGCATGGCCCGATTCCATTCGAGATCGTCTTGAAATAGTCCAGCCATTGTTGCTGCTTCTTGGTAGCTCGCAAACACAGTTCCGTCGACAGTCCGCAGGTCCTCGAATGAAGTTTGCTACCTTTGCGGTAGCACAGCAACAATCGTAGGCAATACCGTTCCATTTGTGACATAGGTCGAATGGCGATTCAGGCAACGAAACTGGTGCCGGTGAGCACGAACAGGAAGAGGAAGATGTCATTTGCTACGACAAAGCAAAGTCCTTCTTCGACAACATTTCGTGCGAGGCGGTCGAGCGCGCGAAGGGAAAGCAGCAGCGTACGGATTGGCGCCAGGAGCGCAAACTGAACACGGAAACATTCGGCGTCGGGTCGACCAGACGCGGCGGATACAACCGACGAGGTGGTTACTTCCACCGTGCCATCAACTACCATCGTGGAGGAAACAACTATCGCGGTGGTAACAATCCCGGTGGTAACAAACGGAAACCGCAACAATCAGTTGAACGGTGGCAACGGCATGTCGCATAACCGATCGGGCGGACAGCCATTCGACCAACCACGATACAGAACTCTCTAATGCGTGGGACCCATTGCATTCCTGGTCCGTCGTACCATGGCAATCGATGAGTGGGTTTATCAAACCGATAGTAAGTTGGGACTTCTTGGTACGTTAGATTCCGTGCGCCAGGATCATTTGCTGCCAGCTGGAAAAAGCGCGTTAACATGGTATGATGACCTCGTTCTAACACAGAATTTACATTTTCGTTTGGCTGGAACGTGATACGATGTTGGTGTTCCAGATGTATGGGCAATTGAACGACGGTCACCGTTTTGGCCTGCATCTCAAAACCAAATATAACCCACATAGCTTGAGAGGCTGAGATGTATCGTGCATCCTGATACTGTTGAATTTCATCGCATGACTGCGTGTCAGTGGAAAATGCTACATGGTCGCAACCCTTAAACAAATACTTTTTCAAGTATTTTATACTGGCCACCGATGCGCATATTTCCACATTAATGTGGCAGTTATACTTATGGCAAAGCCATGGATTGTATGGCACCACATACCGGTTGTCCAATTCCACTCCCTTAACGACGACTTTGCGTCCATCGTTGCGGCGACGATACACGGGATATCCGTCCTCGGCCTGACGCGTTTCCTTGGTATACTGCTTAGGGAACCGCTTCGAACAAACGCCATCCTTCATGCAAGGTGCTTGAGGATTCGATCTACCGCAAGGTCCATGCATCATACACTTGCTCACTGTTTCGTATAACTCCTCGTTCGCTTGGTCCGGAATTTCAGCCGAAACCAAACGGTCGTAATCTGCCGCCGAccgtggtttgtccgtgtcaCCGAGGATTATCAAACAGTGTGCATGCGGTAGGCCATGCTTTTGGAATTCAATAACGTGTATTTGCGCAATCTCGAGTCCCAGCACTCCTGCCGACAGATCTTCAAAAATagcttttaattttaaacgaAAAACACGCACTGTAAGGTCAGGACGATCTGCGGCTTGCTGCCTTGGAAGAAGAGCCTCCGTCACTTCCGGCCATTTGGGATTGCAAGTGACCGTTATAAACAGGTCAGGCTTTCCGATCGCTCGCACAATCGCCATTGAATCTTGATATTGTGCCCGCATGAATCGGTCGCCGCCGGGGAAAGATGGTGCGAGAATAATACGCGTTCCTGCCTGGCCAAGGTTTCTGTGATTTCCAATTGGTTCGCCATGTAGTTGCTGGTCTGCTAGTCCAGCGAAGTCTATAATGCCAGAGTAGGCATCAGCACGCAGCTGGGCTTGATGGTCGCGATGATATTTAAGCCGCTGTTCTTctattttgcagcactgatcaACTGCGTATTGCTGCATCAGTCGACCAGCACGATGTATAAGGGACATTTCTCCTGCCCGTGTGCACATCCGATAGGCGGCGTACTCGCGAAGATTAATCTGTCGGAAAGATCTCGTAGGCTGCTCGTTTATCACGTCAGCTGATTCTTCAACAGCGGAGCGATTTTCACGCGCAGAATGAGTGTTATCTTTTCGTGCTGCCTTCGGAATGTCGAACGTCCATCCAACCTCACCGTAAGGATGTAGAAGAGGGAAATGCATCGCATCATATAATTGGTGTGTCTCGTACACTCGAATGAGGCCACCAGTACTGCGACTCTGCAAAATAATATCGCGAGGCTTTCCAGCgttgtttgaaataaatatatcACCAATCTCATCGGCTGTTGGGCGGTTGTACCGACGCAGATCCAAACCTGGCAAACGTGCGTGAATATGCAACTGCACATCTTCTTGTTGTGTCATCCTTTCGTAAGCATGTTGGAAAAGGCGTGCCAGTTCGTTGTGCTGATCTAATATCTGCTGAAGTGTCGCTACAATCAATCGAtccattttgttgcttcttgccACACGTGCTTCGATTACTCCGTTTCGTTGCTCTTCAGCGGAAGAATCGTGAAAGTAGAGCTGTGCGTACTGTGGCGCTCGTCCTGGAAGTTGGCCAAGCATACCAATCCGATGGCAAAGGGCGCCTTGTACACGATACGTATACACACCTCGACCATCAGCGACTGTTCGATCCTGGCGCACTTGATCATGTGCTCGCAACGATGCACCCATTGAAGTGAATGCAAAGGCGTTGTTATACGTTCGGATGTTTTGCATGAATCGTGAGTTTGTAAACAATTCGCATAATTCACGGGGAGGCTCGGCAAATGGTGGTAGAATCACTTGGCCTCCGTTGCAGCAGAGAGTGCCAGTCTCACCAAACCACTTCTCCGCCGCACAGTATGGACATGGTTCACGGACTCCCAGATAATGACGTTGAGGTTGGATGTAGGCATCATGATATCCCAGGCCTTGCCTTAGAGTTCTTGTGCCATGTCGTCGGATTAGTCGTTGTCGTCGAATTGTTTCCCACCGTTGTCTTAATGGAATCTGGATATCAATAATGCTGGTTTCCATGGAAACAGGCCTACTGGACCGATTAGTCTGTCGCACGGAAGGCACTGAATTTGGGACCGATAAAGCTCGTCGACGACGATAGTAGGTGGCTTGATATTTGCGTTTCAATCGTGTCGTCCGTTCTGCAGGAGTTTCTTCTTCCGGGGTGGCGTACCGTGCCATCCACGCAATTGTAGATGACATCTCAACAGTGGATGCGGTCGCTTCTAAATCAATCCCTGTTTGAGTGAGATGGACTGTATTCGTTACAGGTACATTATTTTCGGTGGTATCGATGTTAACTGGTCTTGTTTGAGGTTGTTCCGAACCGTTTATACCACTGGTTAGATTATGAGCATGTTGCGCATCTCGATAACGGTTAGAAGTTCCAACAGGGGGAGTGGCATGTACCGCCATTGTTTCAGTCGGCATCGTATGGACTTTCGCGGACCGATGGCGATGTCTGTACTTAGCTTGACGTTTGCGGTTTAATCTTGCCTTTTTATCTGCTAGGGTCTCGTTAGGCGGAGTTGCATATCGAGCAAGCCATGCTGGTGTTAGTGGCTCCACTTCTAGATGCATAGGAAAATTATTATCTAGTTGTTCTTCAAAACTGCTCATTATTTCTAAAATCATAAGTAATAATTGTCATTGTTGTTAAACTATTTCGGAAAATTGTACCTTTTACTCACCTATATGGGAATGAATTAGTAAATGCTTaaagaaaatggattttttcgtTATGCCACAAATAGTTTTTTACCGCTATACTGCTTCTAgtcgacaaaaaaacaaaaattccgCGACAACGTTGGTGACACtgaagcttttgttttgtcaaACCGTTCACGGTTTCACGCAAAAGTATGGCTTACTTTGATCGTTATGTTGCGAAACTCGATCACTGGGTAAAAATACAAACTCAAAGCAAATACGTTTGTCCCTTTCTTTTGTTCTGCATCTAAAACGTATATTTGGAAAAAAAGCTCGCCAAAAATTTGttacgtattttttttttttttggaaaccaCGAAACAGCGTTCAACTATGAAATTCTGACTGTAATTTGTATCGTGCTTTCCTTACTCCTCGAAACACTCTAAACCAAGTCGGCGTCGCGTTTTCCGTAACTAAAGTGGTTGTCATTGTATGGATGTAAAGTaagcaaaaaacatccaagCTACCGCTGGAAAGTAACGCTGATCAGCCTTTACTAGAATTTTATAATAGAGATAAATCAAGCCATTTCTTCAATATAACTTCTCTTcgtcttctttggctcaacaaccgttctCGGTctaggcctgcctttacctcttgtgggtttggctttcagtgactatttgatttccccccatagcaggatagtcaatcctacgtatggcggtacggtctattcggggcttgaacccatgatgggcatgttgttaagtcgtacgagttgacgactgtactacgagaccggccttcAATATAACACGGTAACATTATTTAAAGTTATTTTACAAACAATTATTATAACAATTCAGACTAAATTAAAAGATTTTTTAGTTTATACCACACAAGGCCAATATTGatattgttgatgttgttctCTTGTCCATAGTGTCTGTGTTTATGTCGCTGCTGTCACACCACAATCGCGCGCAAATGAACAAAATCTAAACATACAGAACATCTAACGAGTTAAATTGCGTGCGTTATTGCGATAATCTAGTGGTTTCTAGCCTTGATTTTATCAAAATTAGGATGGACCAATCATTCTCGAAGCGTATTCGGCTCAACTCATATTTGTTTCGTACCCGTAACCGTATAGTGGAGCAAGACCAGctagaagaaaataatatcaGTGAAAGAGAAAATGGTATGATGAAAATCATGAAGTTTGCTTGTACTTTTTATTAAACATGgtttattttgctttaaagATAACCCTACGGACAAAGAGCGGgatattttatcatggtgtgtgtaaaaacctagagttaagcggagaatcggtgtgaaatacacggaggcgagagcgcgttttggtttcgacacagttttggcactaacacagttacacatgtggaaatgtgtgcgttcactttccgCCAGTGCGCTCAGTTTGATCTGCTCGTAGCGCTGTGCtgatgtcggtgtctcgcttgcactgctgcaccgaaagttcctctgtgtgctctcgttcttgctaccacacgaaatcgtcagtacagctcAAGGATCGGCAGCGAGCGGCCGCACGTGCGTCAGCCTAAGTCCTGGACGATTGAtgttatgattttgtaaagtgttcaagtgttcaagtgttgtgcgaattcaaatgaagctgcgcgaatgattcgtaatgcatgttatgtacatcgcgcagcttcatttcgtaCCTTTTTACAGTAATCAACGTGTACAAAAGGATCTACACAGATATTCGGCCATTTCAACGTTTGCATCGATGGAGCgagcaattttattttagtcaAATATTGTGTATCAACTTacgtaaatgtgtgaaatcgtgtaaagttaaaatgtaaatgtttcaataaagtgatgaaaaaaagatctacgcgtgtttgtttttttgtttagctttacataacaaaaaaatacgcagcgagtgtgagcgatcgctgaacgaaagaaacgcacacagcgcaacacgaaagaaacaaactcaagcacacgaaaggatgctcgcgcatgggcgcgagcattgagagagcgcaccgtgtattttgtatgggagcgggagagaaccgccctacggacaaagagcggctaatttttatcatggtgtgcgtaaaaacctagagttaagccgatggaagatttcctaggcttaaaaaaggggGCGGGAACGGGTAGCACggttctctcccgctcccatacataatacacggtgcgctctctcaATGCTCGTGCCCatgcgcgagcatcctttcgtgtgcttgtgtttgtttctttcgtgttgcgctgtgtgcgtttctttcgtatttttttgttatgtaaagctaaacaaaaacacaaacacgcgtagatctttttttcatcactttattgaaacatttacattttaactttacacgatttcacacatttacgtAAGTTGATACacaatatttgaataaaataaaattgatcgcTCCATCGATGCAAACGTTGAAATGG comes from the Anopheles coluzzii chromosome 2, AcolN3, whole genome shotgun sequence genome and includes:
- the LOC120952979 gene encoding uncharacterized protein LOC120952979, producing the protein MILEIMSSFEEQLDNNFPMHLEVEPLTPAWLARYATPPNETLADKKARLNRKRQAKYRHRHRSAKVHTMPTETMAVHATPPVGTSNRYRDAQHAHNLTSGINGSEQPQTRPVNIDTTENNVPVTNTVHLTQTGIDLEATASTVEMSSTIAWMARYATPEEETPAERTTRLKRKYQATYYRRRRALSVPNSVPSVRQTNRSSRPVSMETSIIDIQIPLRQRWETIRRQRLIRRHGTRTLRQGLGYHDAYIQPQRHYLGVREPCPYCAAEKWFGETGTLCCNGGQVILPPFAEPPRELCELFTNSRFMQNIRTYNNAFAFTSMGASLRAHDQVRQDRTVADGRGVYTYRVQGALCHRIGMLGQLPGRAPQYAQLYFHDSSAEEQRNGVIEARVARSNKMDRLIVATLQQILDQHNELARLFQHAYERMTQQEDVQLHIHARLPGLDLRRYNRPTADEIGDIFISNNAGKPRDIILQSRSTGGLIRVYETHQLYDAMHFPLLHPYGEVGWTFDIPKAARKDNTHSARENRSAVEESADVINEQPTRSFRQINLREYAAYRMCTRAGEMSLIHRAGRLMQQYAVDQCCKIEEQRLKYHRDHQAQLRADAYSGIIDFAGLADQQLHGEPIGNHRNLGQAGTRIILAPSFPGGDRFMRAQYQDSMAIVRAIGKPDLFITVTCNPKWPEVTEALLPRQQAADRPDLTVRVFRLKLKAIFEDLSAGVLGLEIAQIHVIEFQKHGLPHAHCLIILGDTDKPRSAADYDRLVSAEIPDQANEELYETVSKCMMHGPCGRSNPQAPCMKDGVCSKRFPKQYTKETRQAEDGYPVYRRRNDGRKVVVKGVELDNRYVVPYNPWLCHKYNCHINVEICASVASIKYLKKYLFKGCDHVAFSTDTQSCDEIQQYQDARYISASQAMWVIFGFEMQAKTVTVVQLPIHLEHQHRITFQPNENHRDRYTSEESDQNRILRALEQFQAFRLIEKYLRESTPSKTLTSISGMPQLADFHQFIPIDQLLSDQTSVNIHIDAERSYSINTLDETLASLHLLNVEQRLVYDVVTAAVDRHESEFEGLPEEHRKLFFLDGPDGTGKSFLLEKILAYTRRQSKIALAAASSGIAALLLTGGKTVHSTFKLPLALDENSTCNIPVQSSLANLMRQAALIV